The following proteins come from a genomic window of Maribacter sp. HTCC2170:
- a CDS encoding DUF3108 domain-containing protein yields MRALITILFLTMSLGVFAQNSESVFEPGEWLKFRMHYGWLNASYATLQVKSADIEGVPVYHVVGKGKTTGFASIFFKVDDTYESYFDKIDGKPYRFVRKINEGGYKKDVEINFDHEEDKAVLNDKKNKKKLNFTLQDSIQDLISAFYYLRNNYEPKDLVKGEAINLKLLYDDDGIFNFKLKYLGTDIIRTKYGKVECYKFRPLVQSGRVFKEQESLTLWVSKDKNRIPIRIKADLAVGSIKADLDGYNGLKHQFKIVMD; encoded by the coding sequence ATGAGAGCATTAATAACAATCTTGTTTTTAACTATGTCACTGGGTGTATTTGCCCAGAACAGTGAATCTGTGTTTGAACCTGGGGAGTGGTTAAAATTTCGGATGCACTATGGTTGGTTGAATGCGAGTTACGCCACACTACAGGTAAAGTCGGCCGATATTGAAGGGGTTCCCGTGTACCATGTTGTGGGCAAAGGCAAGACAACTGGTTTCGCAAGTATCTTTTTTAAAGTAGATGATACGTATGAAAGTTATTTTGATAAAATAGATGGTAAACCTTATAGGTTTGTTCGAAAGATAAACGAGGGGGGTTATAAAAAAGATGTAGAAATCAATTTTGACCATGAAGAGGACAAAGCGGTTCTTAATGATAAAAAGAACAAGAAAAAATTAAATTTCACACTACAGGATAGTATTCAAGACCTTATTTCTGCCTTTTATTATCTAAGGAATAATTATGAGCCAAAGGATTTGGTAAAAGGTGAGGCCATAAATTTGAAATTGTTATATGATGATGACGGTATTTTTAATTTTAAATTAAAATACTTAGGTACCGATATAATCCGCACTAAATACGGTAAGGTTGAATGTTACAAGTTTAGACCATTGGTGCAATCGGGAAGAGTCTTCAAAGAACAAGAAAGTTTAACCCTATGGGTTTCCAAAGACAAAAACAGGATTCCGATCCGCATTAAGGCCGATTTGGCGGTTGGGTCAATCAAGGCTGACTTAGATGGCTATAATGGGTTAAAACATCAGTTTAAGATAGTAATGGACTAA
- a CDS encoding TonB-dependent receptor, producing the protein MKKMYMAMAAFLVTAIAFSQGTITGTVVDGEMGGPLPGASVVVQGTTNGTSSDFDGNFSIDVDSDSGTLVVSYIGYVTQSVPFSSTGNIGSISLQPDAQELEGVVVTGIMDIAKDRETPVAVSTITASVIQEKLGSQEFPELLRSTPSVYATKTGGGFGDGRINIRGFDSQNTAVMINGIPVNDMENGSVYWSNWAGLSDVTTAMQVQRGLGSSKLAISSVGGTINIITKSTEREEGGAVTASAGNDGYLKTNVAYNTGKMENGFAASVLLGRTAGDGYINGTAFEGYNYFIGLGYEPNDRNNFQFMFTGAPQVHNQRTSSFFNTATVAQYLDYGAKYNFNQGTLNGEEFGIRRNFYHKPVASLNWENIVSDKSTLSVSAYASFGRGGGTGDIGRLDGKFASDSRLRDNQGNMLYDAISASNGGTFTDFNGFSYGNSLDPYTNSYIVNDDSLRDEVDPSNPNALPGVVRRNGMIRRASVNSHNWFGAIANFHTDVNENWSHDFGIDIRKYKGIHYRRVDNLLGADGYRDNDNVNNRFHVVTQENPSEISNLWNVFKSIDNDKKIDYYNDGLVRWYGAFGQIEYKNDITSLFLQGSVSQQGFKRIDYFNYLDSDPAQETDWENILGGNIKGGLNVNLNEANNVFVNAGYYSKQPNFDAVYIDFQNNLNPELTNEKVLGIEAGYGLNLGDFRTKVNVYRTSWKDRFISVGIEDNGNANINGVEQIHKGIEIEADWRANEFVSFKGMLSLGDWEYGGDATGKAFDDSQTFIRDVTLYLDEVKVGDAAQFTSNIEMIVRPCEGLKLSANWYTASDNYAFISADDFDSPDHDGSLRLPTYNLFDAGAYYRFNLGGTNTVSLAVNVNNIFDSEYLAESLTNYFPGDRGNASTYQGINTSNKAFFGFGRTWNASLRYNF; encoded by the coding sequence ATGAAAAAAATGTACATGGCTATGGCAGCCTTTTTAGTGACTGCTATTGCATTTTCTCAAGGAACAATTACAGGAACCGTGGTTGACGGTGAGATGGGAGGGCCACTTCCCGGCGCTAGTGTTGTTGTTCAAGGAACAACAAACGGAACTTCGTCTGATTTTGACGGGAACTTTTCTATTGATGTAGATAGTGATTCTGGTACTTTGGTGGTATCCTACATTGGGTATGTAACTCAAAGTGTTCCATTTAGCAGCACTGGAAATATAGGTTCGATTTCTTTACAACCTGATGCCCAAGAATTAGAGGGTGTTGTTGTAACAGGTATTATGGACATTGCAAAGGATCGTGAAACCCCGGTTGCAGTATCAACTATTACAGCTTCTGTAATTCAAGAAAAATTAGGATCGCAGGAATTTCCTGAACTTTTAAGATCTACTCCATCTGTATATGCAACAAAAACCGGAGGTGGTTTTGGTGATGGTAGAATCAACATTCGTGGTTTCGATTCTCAGAACACTGCTGTTATGATCAATGGTATTCCTGTAAATGACATGGAAAATGGTAGTGTCTATTGGAGTAACTGGGCTGGTCTTAGTGATGTTACTACGGCAATGCAAGTACAAAGAGGATTAGGTTCTTCTAAACTGGCCATATCGTCTGTTGGTGGTACAATCAACATTATTACAAAATCTACCGAGAGGGAAGAAGGTGGTGCAGTAACCGCAAGCGCTGGTAATGATGGTTATTTAAAAACCAATGTTGCTTATAATACTGGTAAAATGGAAAATGGTTTTGCTGCTTCTGTTCTTTTAGGAAGAACAGCAGGTGATGGTTATATCAATGGTACTGCTTTTGAAGGTTACAACTATTTTATTGGATTGGGGTATGAGCCTAACGACAGGAACAATTTCCAATTTATGTTCACTGGGGCTCCTCAAGTGCATAATCAGCGTACTTCAAGTTTCTTTAACACGGCGACTGTGGCTCAATATTTAGACTATGGTGCCAAATACAATTTTAACCAAGGTACTTTGAATGGTGAGGAGTTCGGAATACGAAGAAACTTCTATCACAAACCAGTAGCTTCTTTGAACTGGGAAAATATTGTTAGCGACAAATCAACTTTATCCGTATCTGCGTATGCTTCTTTTGGCAGAGGTGGTGGTACAGGAGATATTGGACGTTTGGATGGCAAATTTGCCAGTGATTCTAGATTAAGGGATAACCAGGGGAACATGCTGTATGATGCTATCTCAGCCTCCAATGGTGGTACATTTACTGACTTTAATGGTTTCTCTTATGGGAATAGTTTGGACCCATATACCAATTCATACATCGTAAATGATGATAGTCTTAGAGATGAGGTAGATCCAAGTAATCCAAATGCCTTGCCTGGTGTTGTTAGAAGAAATGGGATGATCAGACGAGCTTCTGTGAATTCACATAACTGGTTTGGTGCTATTGCAAACTTCCATACAGATGTTAATGAAAATTGGAGTCATGATTTTGGTATTGATATTAGAAAATATAAAGGTATTCACTATAGAAGAGTTGACAACCTTCTTGGAGCGGACGGTTATAGAGATAATGATAATGTGAACAATAGATTCCATGTGGTTACTCAAGAAAACCCTTCTGAAATCAGTAACCTTTGGAATGTATTCAAAAGCATTGATAACGATAAGAAAATTGATTATTATAATGATGGTTTAGTACGTTGGTATGGAGCCTTTGGTCAGATTGAATACAAAAATGACATAACATCATTGTTTTTACAAGGTAGTGTATCGCAACAGGGCTTTAAAAGAATAGATTATTTTAACTATTTAGATTCTGATCCTGCTCAAGAGACTGATTGGGAGAATATTTTAGGTGGAAATATCAAAGGTGGACTAAATGTAAACCTTAATGAAGCCAACAATGTATTTGTAAATGCAGGCTACTATTCAAAGCAGCCTAATTTTGATGCGGTCTATATTGATTTTCAGAACAATTTGAACCCTGAATTAACCAATGAGAAGGTACTTGGTATTGAAGCTGGTTATGGTCTAAACCTTGGTGATTTTAGAACAAAGGTAAATGTCTATAGAACTTCTTGGAAAGACAGATTCATAAGTGTAGGTATTGAAGATAATGGGAATGCAAACATCAATGGTGTTGAGCAAATTCATAAAGGAATCGAAATCGAGGCTGATTGGAGAGCAAATGAATTTGTGAGCTTTAAAGGAATGTTATCCCTTGGTGATTGGGAATATGGTGGTGATGCTACAGGAAAAGCATTTGATGACAGCCAAACTTTCATAAGAGACGTTACCTTGTACTTAGATGAGGTCAAGGTAGGTGATGCTGCTCAGTTCACATCAAATATTGAAATGATTGTTAGACCTTGTGAAGGGTTAAAATTAAGTGCTAACTGGTATACGGCATCTGATAACTATGCATTTATTTCAGCAGATGATTTTGACAGCCCAGACCATGATGGTTCTTTAAGATTGCCAACATACAATCTTTTTGATGCTGGTGCATATTATAGATTCAATCTAGGAGGTACAAACACTGTTAGCCTTGCTGTAAATGTCAATAATATTTTTGATTCAGAGTACTTGGCAGAATCGTTGACTAATTATTTCCCTGGGGATAGAGGTAATGCATCAACATATCAAGGTATTAACACTTCAAATAAAGCCTTCTTTGGTTTTGGAAGAACATGGAACGCAAGTTTACGTTATAACTTCTAA
- a CDS encoding DUF1080 domain-containing protein: protein MKNIFTLTLAVLLVSTSAIFAQEKSLFNGEDLTGWTIYGTEKWFVEDGLLVCESGPDAQYGYLATKEHYKDFTLILEFKQEANGNSGVFIRSTVDGTKVSGWQVEVAPPGHSTGGVYESYGRGWLIKPDPAKDKALKMGEWNEMKIRVYGSKLTSWVNGEEMVTINDAKIGTGEGSIALQIHDGGGIKVKWRNIRVVMPQ, encoded by the coding sequence ATGAAAAATATTTTTACACTGACATTGGCAGTATTACTAGTATCCACTAGCGCAATTTTTGCGCAAGAAAAATCATTGTTCAATGGGGAAGACCTTACTGGTTGGACAATCTATGGCACAGAAAAGTGGTTTGTAGAAGATGGTCTCTTGGTCTGTGAAAGCGGTCCAGATGCCCAATACGGTTATTTGGCAACGAAAGAACATTACAAAGATTTTACACTTATTCTTGAGTTTAAACAAGAAGCCAATGGCAATAGTGGGGTTTTCATTCGTTCTACTGTAGATGGGACCAAAGTTAGTGGTTGGCAAGTAGAAGTGGCTCCTCCAGGTCATAGTACCGGGGGCGTTTATGAATCTTATGGTCGTGGATGGTTGATCAAACCAGACCCTGCAAAAGATAAGGCCTTGAAAATGGGGGAATGGAACGAGATGAAAATAAGAGTTTATGGTAGTAAATTGACCTCATGGGTCAATGGTGAAGAAATGGTTACCATTAACGATGCTAAAATTGGTACTGGAGAAGGTTCAATTGCTCTTCAAATACATGATGGTGGAGGTATTAAGGTAAAATGGAGGAACATTCGCGTTGTAATGCCTCAATAA
- a CDS encoding endonuclease, protein MIIRLLTLLFLIPFMGLAQQKRLVNLRTIAFYNVENLFDIENDSLTFDDDRTPNGKDKWTQTRYLQKIENISKVLSRIGSVTSKTSPDIIGLCEIENITVIEDLINHPNLRDKNYGIVHFDSPDESGIDVALIYKKGSFLPTTFQSRRLLLQNEDGDRDYTRDQLVVGGLLDDEQIYCIVNHWPSRSGGETRSKPNRIAAAKLNKRIIDSIQRMDSSAKIISMGDLNDDPIDDSLKKILKTKGKKKKLEDQSLFNPMEKLYNKGVGSLAYRDKWNLFDQIFFTANLLEKKDDSYRFWKVNAFTAPFLYTKKGKYKGYPFRTYAGGSYLGGYSDHLPIYMFLIRPVR, encoded by the coding sequence ATGATAATTAGGTTATTGACATTACTTTTTCTTATACCATTCATGGGTTTAGCCCAGCAAAAAAGATTGGTCAACTTAAGAACCATAGCCTTTTATAATGTTGAAAATTTGTTCGATATAGAAAACGATTCCCTAACCTTTGATGATGATAGAACTCCCAATGGCAAAGACAAATGGACACAAACTAGGTATTTACAAAAGATTGAAAATATTTCCAAGGTACTTTCCCGAATTGGTTCAGTAACTTCGAAAACCTCTCCAGATATCATTGGCCTATGCGAAATAGAAAATATTACCGTAATTGAAGATTTGATCAATCATCCCAACCTTCGAGATAAGAACTACGGAATTGTTCATTTTGATTCTCCCGATGAAAGTGGAATAGACGTAGCTTTAATCTATAAAAAAGGGTCTTTTTTACCAACAACTTTTCAAAGTCGCCGCTTACTATTGCAAAATGAAGATGGCGATCGAGATTATACCCGTGATCAGTTAGTGGTGGGAGGTCTCTTAGATGATGAGCAGATTTATTGTATTGTTAACCATTGGCCCTCAAGAAGTGGTGGGGAAACACGCAGTAAACCTAATCGAATTGCCGCCGCCAAATTGAATAAGAGAATCATAGATTCAATACAACGCATGGATTCCTCCGCTAAGATCATAAGTATGGGCGATTTAAATGATGACCCCATAGATGATAGCCTTAAAAAAATATTGAAAACAAAAGGAAAGAAAAAGAAACTAGAAGATCAAAGCCTTTTTAATCCCATGGAAAAGCTATACAATAAAGGTGTTGGTTCACTGGCTTACCGGGATAAATGGAACCTTTTTGACCAAATCTTTTTTACTGCCAACTTATTGGAAAAAAAAGACGATTCTTACCGTTTTTGGAAGGTCAACGCTTTTACGGCGCCTTTTCTTTATACCAAAAAAGGAAAATATAAAGGCTACCCGTTTAGAACTTATGCAGGTGGAAGCTATTTAGGCGGGTACAGCGACCACCTACCTATTTATATGTTCTTGATCAGGCCTGTTCGATAG
- the pgi gene encoding glucose-6-phosphate isomerase, which produces MSLQNTDPTQTQAWKKLNQHYNSTQKTHLKELFAADDNRAKKFSIKWDDFLFDFSKNRISKDTISLLLELADEVNLKDAISKYFKGEAINQTENRAVLHTALRAKKSDTVLVDGINVVPEVYAVKEHISAFSNAVISGEMKGYTGKPFTNIVNIGIGGSDLGPAMVVEALKFYKNHLKAHFVSNVDGDHVHEVLRDLNPETTLFIVVSKTFTTQETLSNATTIKKWFLKYATQDDIAKHFAAVSTNAEKISEFGIAAENVFPMWDWVGGRFSLWSAVGLTISLAIGFENFDGLLKGANEMDDHFQSTDFDSNIPVIMALLSIWYNNFYKAETEAIIPYTQYLSRFSAYLQQGIMESNGKSVDRNGNPVDYQTGTIIWGEPGTNSQHAFFQLIHQGTKLIPTDFIGYKESLHGDTDHHNKLMANFFAQTEALMNGKTSDEVLSELKEKNLSEEEIGKLLPFKVFKGNNPTNTFLIDKLTPKSIGSLIAAYEHKIFVQGVIWNIFSYDQWGVELGKQLATNILNDIKSSEISDHDSSTLNLLQSFKK; this is translated from the coding sequence ATGTCATTGCAGAACACTGACCCTACACAGACCCAAGCTTGGAAAAAGCTAAATCAACATTATAATTCAACTCAAAAAACCCACTTAAAAGAACTTTTTGCTGCGGATGATAACCGTGCAAAAAAATTCAGTATAAAATGGGATGACTTCTTGTTTGATTTTTCAAAAAATAGAATTTCAAAAGACACAATCTCCCTCTTATTAGAACTGGCTGATGAAGTTAATCTGAAGGATGCCATTTCAAAATATTTTAAGGGAGAGGCTATAAACCAAACTGAAAACAGGGCGGTTTTACATACTGCATTACGAGCTAAAAAGTCGGATACCGTATTGGTTGATGGAATAAATGTGGTTCCCGAAGTTTATGCGGTGAAGGAACATATAAGTGCATTCAGTAATGCCGTTATTTCAGGTGAAATGAAAGGCTACACGGGCAAGCCTTTTACAAACATTGTAAATATTGGTATAGGAGGTTCCGATTTGGGGCCGGCCATGGTAGTTGAAGCGCTAAAATTCTATAAGAACCATTTGAAGGCGCATTTTGTAAGTAATGTTGATGGTGATCATGTGCATGAGGTTTTAAGGGATTTAAATCCTGAAACAACTTTATTCATTGTAGTTTCAAAGACATTTACGACCCAAGAAACCTTAAGCAATGCCACGACAATAAAAAAATGGTTTCTTAAGTATGCAACACAGGATGATATTGCCAAGCATTTTGCCGCTGTTTCAACCAATGCCGAAAAAATATCAGAGTTTGGAATTGCTGCTGAGAATGTGTTCCCGATGTGGGATTGGGTTGGTGGTCGTTTTTCGTTGTGGAGCGCCGTTGGATTAACGATTTCCTTGGCAATAGGTTTTGAAAATTTTGATGGGTTGCTGAAAGGGGCCAATGAAATGGATGACCATTTTCAATCAACTGATTTTGATAGCAACATACCGGTAATTATGGCTCTGTTGAGCATATGGTACAATAATTTCTATAAGGCGGAGACTGAGGCGATTATTCCTTATACGCAATACCTAAGTAGATTCTCAGCTTATTTACAACAAGGTATAATGGAGAGTAATGGAAAAAGTGTAGATCGAAATGGTAACCCTGTGGATTACCAGACCGGCACTATAATCTGGGGAGAACCAGGTACTAACTCACAACATGCATTTTTTCAATTGATCCACCAAGGAACAAAATTGATTCCGACCGATTTCATAGGGTACAAGGAATCATTACATGGAGATACAGATCACCACAATAAGCTAATGGCCAATTTTTTCGCACAAACTGAGGCTTTAATGAATGGCAAGACTTCTGATGAGGTTTTGAGTGAGTTGAAAGAAAAGAACCTTTCGGAGGAAGAAATTGGCAAACTACTCCCGTTCAAGGTATTTAAAGGGAATAATCCAACGAATACCTTCTTGATAGATAAGCTGACACCAAAAAGTATTGGATCATTGATTGCTGCATATGAACATAAGATATTTGTTCAAGGCGTTATTTGGAATATCTTCAGTTATGACCAGTGGGGTGTTGAATTGGGTAAGCAATTGGCCACTAATATTTTAAATGACATCAAGAGTTCAGAAATTTCTGATCATGACAGCTCAACTTTGAATCTTTTGCAGTCTTTTAAGAAATAG
- the katG gene encoding catalase/peroxidase HPI, whose product MDTQKSGKCPFHHGGNTSTGTSVMDWWPNALNLDILHQHDTKTNPLGEDFDYHEELKKLDVEALKKDLHDLMTDSQDWWPADWGHYGGLMIRMAWHAAGTYRIADGRGGGGTGNQRFAPLNSWPDNASLDKARRLLWPIKKKYGNKISWADLILLAGNMAYESMGLKTFGFSFGREDIWHPEKDVYWGAEKEWLAPSDGRYENVDNPGSMENPLAAVQMGLIYVNPEGVNGKPDPLKTAAQIRETFGRMAMNDEETVALTAGGHTVGKAHGNGDASILGPDPENAGVEEQGLGWSNPHEIGVGRHAVTSGLEGAWTTHPTKWDNGFFEMLFKHDWELRKSPAGAQQWEPVTIKEEDRPVDVEDSTIRYNPMMTDADMAMKMDPIYKEISLKFMEDQDYFSETFARAWFKLTHRDMGPKSRYIGPDAPQEDLIWQDPIPVGKMNYDAGAVKSKIGATGLSISDMVSTAWDSARTFRGSDMRGGANGARIRLAPQKDWEGNEPKRLARVLSVLEPIAEEFGISVADTIVLAGNLGVEKAAKDAGFNISVPFTAGRGDATDEMTDADSFAPLEPLADGYRNWMKKDYVVSPEEMMLDRTQLMGLTAPEMTVLVGGMRVMGTNHGGAKHGVFTDNEGALNNHFFVNLTDMGNVWKPSSKELYEIRDRKTGELKWTATRMDLVFGSNSVLRAYAEVYAQDDNKEKFVRDFVAAWVKVMNLDRFDLA is encoded by the coding sequence ATGGATACACAAAAATCAGGTAAATGCCCATTTCATCATGGGGGAAATACATCAACGGGAACATCGGTAATGGATTGGTGGCCAAACGCACTTAATTTGGATATTTTGCATCAGCACGATACCAAAACAAATCCTTTAGGTGAGGATTTTGACTATCATGAAGAGTTGAAGAAGTTGGATGTAGAGGCATTAAAGAAAGATTTACATGATTTGATGACCGATAGCCAAGACTGGTGGCCGGCAGATTGGGGACACTACGGTGGACTTATGATCCGTATGGCTTGGCATGCAGCTGGTACATATAGAATAGCAGATGGTCGTGGAGGCGGGGGAACTGGGAACCAACGTTTTGCACCACTGAATTCCTGGCCTGATAACGCAAGTTTAGATAAAGCCAGACGTTTGCTTTGGCCCATTAAAAAGAAGTACGGAAATAAGATAAGTTGGGCAGATTTGATTCTCTTAGCGGGTAATATGGCTTATGAAAGTATGGGGCTAAAAACCTTTGGTTTCTCCTTCGGACGTGAAGACATCTGGCATCCAGAAAAAGATGTATACTGGGGTGCTGAAAAGGAATGGTTAGCCCCAAGTGATGGACGCTATGAGAATGTTGATAATCCAGGATCTATGGAAAATCCATTGGCTGCTGTACAAATGGGATTGATTTATGTAAACCCTGAAGGAGTAAATGGTAAGCCGGACCCTCTAAAAACTGCCGCTCAAATTCGTGAAACTTTTGGACGTATGGCCATGAATGATGAAGAAACAGTGGCACTAACCGCTGGTGGACATACCGTTGGAAAAGCCCATGGTAATGGTGATGCTAGTATTTTAGGGCCAGACCCAGAGAATGCGGGCGTAGAGGAGCAAGGTTTAGGATGGTCTAACCCGCACGAAATAGGAGTAGGACGGCATGCTGTGACTTCAGGTTTAGAAGGTGCTTGGACAACACATCCCACAAAATGGGACAATGGTTTCTTTGAAATGCTCTTTAAGCATGACTGGGAATTACGAAAAAGTCCAGCGGGAGCACAGCAATGGGAACCGGTAACCATTAAGGAAGAAGACAGACCCGTAGATGTAGAGGATTCTACTATTCGTTATAACCCTATGATGACAGATGCAGATATGGCCATGAAAATGGATCCTATTTACAAGGAAATCTCTCTTAAGTTCATGGAGGATCAAGATTATTTTTCAGAGACTTTTGCTAGAGCCTGGTTTAAACTTACACACAGGGATATGGGCCCCAAGTCGCGCTACATTGGCCCTGATGCACCCCAAGAAGACCTAATTTGGCAAGACCCGATTCCTGTGGGAAAAATGAATTATGATGCAGGAGCGGTAAAGTCAAAAATTGGAGCAACAGGTTTGTCTATTTCAGATATGGTTTCTACAGCTTGGGATAGTGCCAGAACCTTTCGTGGTTCAGACATGCGGGGCGGTGCAAACGGGGCTAGAATCAGATTAGCACCTCAAAAAGATTGGGAAGGCAATGAGCCTAAGCGTCTGGCACGTGTTTTATCCGTTTTAGAACCTATTGCCGAAGAATTTGGTATCAGCGTAGCAGATACAATTGTTTTGGCAGGGAATCTAGGTGTAGAGAAGGCCGCCAAAGATGCTGGGTTTAATATCTCAGTTCCTTTTACTGCAGGGCGTGGTGATGCCACTGATGAAATGACCGATGCGGATTCCTTTGCACCATTAGAGCCTCTGGCTGACGGTTACCGTAATTGGATGAAAAAGGACTATGTCGTTAGTCCGGAAGAAATGATGTTGGACCGTACTCAATTAATGGGTCTTACAGCACCTGAAATGACTGTTTTGGTTGGTGGAATGCGCGTTATGGGAACCAATCATGGTGGTGCAAAACATGGTGTGTTTACAGATAATGAAGGTGCTTTGAACAACCATTTCTTTGTTAATCTAACAGATATGGGCAATGTCTGGAAACCCTCGAGCAAAGAGTTGTATGAGATTAGGGACAGGAAAACAGGAGAGTTAAAGTGGACTGCAACTCGTATGGACCTTGTGTTTGGTTCAAATTCTGTTCTACGTGCATACGCCGAGGTATACGCACAAGATGACAATAAAGAAAAGTTTGTGAGGGATTTTGTTGCTGCATGGGTAAAGGTTATGAATCTTGACCGTTTTGATTTGGCTTAA
- a CDS encoding DinB family protein, with protein MKKIILPIVLLSLVSFGVITSGITNEEREMTVAELTKTQERFTNTVEGLNEMQLNFKPNPESWSVAECVEHLAISEGMIGGMLEGALKTAADPSKRDSVKITDEKLLGMVSSREKKVKTGEAFEPSGKYGSHAETVQAFIKKRGEHIEYIKTTNDDLRNHYSQSPVGTMDGVQILLFMSGHTERHVAQMEEVIAHENFPKMTSVPQD; from the coding sequence ATGAAAAAAATTATCTTACCTATCGTGTTATTGAGCTTGGTTAGTTTTGGGGTAATCACTTCAGGAATAACCAATGAAGAACGAGAAATGACCGTTGCGGAATTAACGAAGACCCAAGAACGTTTTACAAATACAGTTGAAGGTCTCAATGAAATGCAGCTCAACTTTAAGCCAAATCCTGAATCTTGGTCTGTTGCAGAATGTGTAGAGCATCTTGCAATATCGGAGGGGATGATTGGCGGAATGCTTGAAGGAGCTTTAAAAACAGCCGCGGATCCTTCAAAAAGAGATTCAGTAAAAATCACCGATGAAAAACTTTTGGGAATGGTTAGCAGTCGTGAGAAAAAAGTAAAAACAGGGGAAGCTTTTGAACCTTCGGGTAAATATGGCTCTCACGCTGAAACTGTTCAAGCTTTCATAAAGAAACGTGGTGAGCATATCGAATATATAAAAACCACAAATGATGATTTAAGAAACCATTATAGTCAATCACCTGTTGGCACAATGGATGGCGTTCAAATACTATTGTTCATGAGTGGTCATACAGAACGACACGTTGCGCAAATGGAAGAAGTAATTGCACATGAAAACTTTCCGAAAATGACTTCAGTACCTCAGGATTAA
- a CDS encoding peptidoglycan DD-metalloendopeptidase family protein, whose product MHKYWGIFMLLVVFSSCKDRNSNVTIDNHKAAFAAIEEPEIVERYGFNFDDFTVQQDTVRDGDSFGELMLEHKVEYPKIYKVSQDFRDTFDVRRINVGKPYVILKSKDTTERAQVFIYENDAINYTVVDLRDSVVAYKNKKEVKIVEREASGVIETSLSEAILDQGIDYNVTNNLSDVYAWTIDFFRLQKGDKFKVIYKEKYINDTIYAGAGPIESAYFEHNGKPIYAFAYENDSLLNVVDYFDEEANNLRRTFLRAPVKFSRISSRYNLKRRIRYYGYKVRPHKGTDYAAPIGTPILATADGTVTESTRRGGNGKYVKIRHNGKYSTQYLHMKAQNVRRGEFVRQGDVIGWIGMTGNTGGPHVCYRFWRNGRQVDPLKEELPQAEPLAESLRPDYFAFIGPKKDQLDCIEYPEKQKEEEELITLNE is encoded by the coding sequence ATGCATAAATATTGGGGCATTTTTATGTTGTTGGTTGTTTTTTCATCCTGTAAGGATAGAAATTCCAACGTAACAATTGACAATCATAAAGCGGCTTTTGCTGCAATTGAGGAACCAGAAATCGTAGAGCGCTATGGTTTTAATTTCGATGATTTTACCGTTCAACAAGATACAGTTAGGGATGGTGACAGTTTTGGGGAATTAATGCTGGAACATAAAGTTGAATACCCTAAAATATATAAGGTTTCACAAGATTTCAGAGACACTTTTGATGTTAGACGAATTAATGTAGGAAAACCTTATGTTATTTTAAAATCTAAAGACACTACCGAAAGAGCCCAAGTATTCATCTATGAAAACGATGCCATAAACTATACTGTAGTAGATTTAAGGGATAGTGTTGTAGCATATAAAAACAAAAAAGAGGTAAAAATTGTTGAAAGAGAAGCTTCAGGGGTTATTGAAACTTCACTTTCCGAAGCCATTTTGGATCAGGGTATTGATTATAATGTGACCAATAACCTTTCAGATGTCTATGCCTGGACCATTGACTTTTTTAGGCTCCAAAAGGGAGACAAGTTCAAGGTTATTTATAAAGAAAAATATATCAATGATACCATATATGCTGGGGCTGGTCCTATCGAGTCAGCATATTTTGAGCATAATGGGAAGCCAATATATGCTTTTGCCTATGAGAATGATTCACTTTTAAATGTTGTTGATTATTTTGATGAAGAAGCTAATAATTTAAGGAGAACCTTTTTAAGGGCTCCGGTCAAATTCAGCAGAATATCATCTAGATACAATCTTAAAAGAAGAATCCGATATTATGGGTACAAGGTGCGGCCTCACAAAGGTACCGACTATGCTGCCCCAATAGGCACACCTATTTTGGCCACTGCAGATGGGACAGTTACTGAGTCTACGCGACGTGGCGGTAATGGCAAATATGTGAAGATTCGCCATAATGGCAAATACTCAACACAATACCTGCACATGAAGGCCCAGAATGTTAGAAGAGGAGAATTTGTGCGACAAGGTGATGTGATAGGTTGGATAGGTATGACAGGAAATACAGGTGGCCCACATGTATGTTATCGTTTTTGGAGAAACGGCAGGCAAGTGGACCCGTTGAAGGAGGAATTACCTCAGGCAGAACCTTTGGCAGAATCACTGAGACCAGATTATTTTGCATTTATCGGACCGAAAAAAGACCAACTGGATTGTATAGAATACCCCGAAAAGCAAAAAGAGGAAGAGGAACTAATAACACTTAATGAGTAA